From Thunnus albacares chromosome 22, fThuAlb1.1, whole genome shotgun sequence, the proteins below share one genomic window:
- the zfta gene encoding zinc finger translocation-associated protein isoform X1: MEEKETGESEPVDLRCAEQAELLSLIISGEEEATRGESDLGEEDGLANGHGEEESEAGMVTPVRSPGTSYWSITEGPDHPLLLSPAPGPSGRKPRVQRASRPGLSRIPGRDHRRYYHEYWRSEYLMDFDPQRHGMICMVCGSSLATLKLSTIKRHIRQKHPDSLLWSAADKEVIRSGWESHLSLGGGQRSYSSAAGPSPQGEEESLDSGQHAAAEPPDPITPQEQPQQPPSLSPHSEAGEAPQPQEEEEEQDIPGPSARTLERYLNDSLHAWFRQEFLMEYEAEAGRLLCMVCGGELPSLHLDHIKSHVLDTHPNSLVYSSEEKHCILQAWAQTHEESENSIKSEPNTKEGEVDLFAQDVEAIQINADLYPDGDGTLTQDTCLIGEDGGVGAPQQGPQPLRQPRKRRLRGGNPWRLRLDYLVAYGPQGRGTFCMVCSQVLHETKVSSFRHHIQECHPETTTLSRQEREAMAAAWTKDYSSEGMQIQDEISPSEADVLNTTGELNEDSSPDVRTPSKMVKKEEGVSGGKGKARDSSATATPSRHGHYPGKDQRRNYQVRWRMEYLMDYDCRRHGLICMVCGATLATLKVSTIKRHIQQVHPHSLDYSPEEKQQAMLSYNQNALHFIHSDDCFSSQDHGHTELAPSPAHFGT, encoded by the exons ATGGAAGAGAAAGAAACGGGGGAAAGCGAGCCTGTGGACCTCCGGTGTGCCGAGCAGGCTGAGCTGCTCTCATTAATAATAAGCGGAGAGGAGGAAGCGACGCGAGGGGAGAGTGACTTgggag AAGAGGATGGTCTCGCCAATGGTCATGGTGAGGAAGAATCAGAGGCTGGCATGGTCACGCCTGTCAGATCTCCAGGCACCAGCTACTGGAGCATCACAGAGGGCCCCGACCACCCACTTCTCCTCTCCCCGGCCCCTGGGCCTTCCGGACGCAAACCCAGGGTCCAGCGGGCCTCACGTCCGGGCCTCAGCCGGATTCCAGGCCGGGACCACCGCCGCTACTACCACGAGTACTGGCGCAGCGAGTACCTGATGGACTTTGACCCCCAGCGGCACGGGATGATCTGCATGGTGTGCGGCAGCTCGCTGGCCACCTTGAAGCTCAGCACTATCAAGAGACACATCAGACAGAAGCACCCAGACTCCCTGCTGTGGAGCGCTGCCGACAAGGAGGTGATCCGCTCGGGCTGGGAGAGCCACCTGAGCCTGgggggaggtcagaggtcgtaCAGTTCTGCTGCTGGACCTTCACCTCAGGGAGAAGAGGAGTCGTTGGACTCAGGCCAACATGCTGCTG CAGAACCCCCGGACCCCATTACACCCCAAGAGCAGCCACAGCAACCCCCCAGCCTGTCTCCTCACTCTGAGGCAGGTGAAGCCCCTCAGccccaggaggaggaggaggagcaggacaTCCCCGGGCCATCAGCCCGCACCCTGGAACGCTACCTGAACGACTCGCTGCACGCCTGGTTCCGCCAGGAGTTCCTGATGGAGTACGAGGCGGAGGCTGGCCGGCTGCTGTGCATGGTATGCGGAGGCGAGCTGCCCTCGCTTCACCTGGACCACATCAAGAGCCACGTGCTGGACACCCACCCCAACTCCTTAGTCTACAGCTCAGAGGAGAAGCACTGCATCCTGCAGGCCTGGGCTCAGACTCACG AGGAGTCCGAAAACTCAATCAAATCAGAGCCCAACACCAAAGAAGGCGAGGTGGACCTCTTTGCTCAGGATGTGGAGGCCATCCAGATCAACGCTGACTTGTACCCAGACGGCGATGGCACATTAACTCAGGACACTTGTCTTATCGGTGAGGACGGAGGCGTTGGAGCTCCACAGCAGGGACCCCAGCCCCTCCGCCAGCCCAGGAAGAGGCGGCTGCGCGGGGGCAACCCGTGGCGGCTTCGCCTCGACTACCTGGTGGCTTACGGGCCTCAGGGCCGCGGCACCTTCTGCATGGTGTGTTCTCAGGTCCTGCACGAAACCAAGGTCAGCAGCTTCCGCCACCATATCCAGGAATGTCACCCCGAGACCACAACCCTGAGCAGACAAGAAAGGGAGGCCATGGCTGCAGCCTGGACCAAAGATTATTCTAGTGAAGGCATGCAAATACAAGACG AAATCAGCCCGAGTGAAGCTGATGTCCTGAATACCACAGGAGAGCTGAATGAGGACAGCTCCCCTGATGTCAGAACACCCAGCAAAATggtgaagaaggaggagggtgTGAGCGGAGGGAAGGGCAAAGCGAGGGACAGCAGCGCCACAGCCACACCCTCTCGTCACGGCCATTACCCCGGGAAGGACCAGCGCAGGAACTACCAGGTGCGCTGGAGGATGGAATACCTGATGGATTACGACTGCCGGAGACACGGGCTCATCTGCATGGTGTGTGGAGCCACTCTGGCCACACTGAAGGTCAGCACCATCAAGAGGCACATCCAGCAGGTGCACCCCCACTCGCTGGACTACAGCCCGGAGGAGAAGCAGCAGGCCATGCTGAGCTACAACCAGAACGCCCTGCACTTCATCCACTCTGATGACTGCTTCTCCTCCCAGGACCACGGACACACTGAGCTGGCTCCTTCTCCAGCACACTTTGGCACTTAG
- the zfta gene encoding zinc finger translocation-associated protein isoform X2 has product MEEKETGESEPVDLRCAEQAELLSLIISGEEEATRGESDLGEEDGLANGHGEEESEAGMVTPVRSPGTSYWSITEGPDHPLLLSPAPGPSGRKPRVQRASRPGLSRIPGRDHRRYYHEYWRSEYLMDFDPQRHGMICMVCGSSLATLKLSTIKRHIRQKHPDSLLWSAADKEVIRSGWESHLSLGGGQRSYSSAAGPSPQGEEESLDSGQHAAEPPDPITPQEQPQQPPSLSPHSEAGEAPQPQEEEEEQDIPGPSARTLERYLNDSLHAWFRQEFLMEYEAEAGRLLCMVCGGELPSLHLDHIKSHVLDTHPNSLVYSSEEKHCILQAWAQTHEESENSIKSEPNTKEGEVDLFAQDVEAIQINADLYPDGDGTLTQDTCLIGEDGGVGAPQQGPQPLRQPRKRRLRGGNPWRLRLDYLVAYGPQGRGTFCMVCSQVLHETKVSSFRHHIQECHPETTTLSRQEREAMAAAWTKDYSSEGMQIQDEISPSEADVLNTTGELNEDSSPDVRTPSKMVKKEEGVSGGKGKARDSSATATPSRHGHYPGKDQRRNYQVRWRMEYLMDYDCRRHGLICMVCGATLATLKVSTIKRHIQQVHPHSLDYSPEEKQQAMLSYNQNALHFIHSDDCFSSQDHGHTELAPSPAHFGT; this is encoded by the exons ATGGAAGAGAAAGAAACGGGGGAAAGCGAGCCTGTGGACCTCCGGTGTGCCGAGCAGGCTGAGCTGCTCTCATTAATAATAAGCGGAGAGGAGGAAGCGACGCGAGGGGAGAGTGACTTgggag AAGAGGATGGTCTCGCCAATGGTCATGGTGAGGAAGAATCAGAGGCTGGCATGGTCACGCCTGTCAGATCTCCAGGCACCAGCTACTGGAGCATCACAGAGGGCCCCGACCACCCACTTCTCCTCTCCCCGGCCCCTGGGCCTTCCGGACGCAAACCCAGGGTCCAGCGGGCCTCACGTCCGGGCCTCAGCCGGATTCCAGGCCGGGACCACCGCCGCTACTACCACGAGTACTGGCGCAGCGAGTACCTGATGGACTTTGACCCCCAGCGGCACGGGATGATCTGCATGGTGTGCGGCAGCTCGCTGGCCACCTTGAAGCTCAGCACTATCAAGAGACACATCAGACAGAAGCACCCAGACTCCCTGCTGTGGAGCGCTGCCGACAAGGAGGTGATCCGCTCGGGCTGGGAGAGCCACCTGAGCCTGgggggaggtcagaggtcgtaCAGTTCTGCTGCTGGACCTTCACCTCAGGGAGAAGAGGAGTCGTTGGACTCAGGCCAACATGCTGCTG AACCCCCGGACCCCATTACACCCCAAGAGCAGCCACAGCAACCCCCCAGCCTGTCTCCTCACTCTGAGGCAGGTGAAGCCCCTCAGccccaggaggaggaggaggagcaggacaTCCCCGGGCCATCAGCCCGCACCCTGGAACGCTACCTGAACGACTCGCTGCACGCCTGGTTCCGCCAGGAGTTCCTGATGGAGTACGAGGCGGAGGCTGGCCGGCTGCTGTGCATGGTATGCGGAGGCGAGCTGCCCTCGCTTCACCTGGACCACATCAAGAGCCACGTGCTGGACACCCACCCCAACTCCTTAGTCTACAGCTCAGAGGAGAAGCACTGCATCCTGCAGGCCTGGGCTCAGACTCACG AGGAGTCCGAAAACTCAATCAAATCAGAGCCCAACACCAAAGAAGGCGAGGTGGACCTCTTTGCTCAGGATGTGGAGGCCATCCAGATCAACGCTGACTTGTACCCAGACGGCGATGGCACATTAACTCAGGACACTTGTCTTATCGGTGAGGACGGAGGCGTTGGAGCTCCACAGCAGGGACCCCAGCCCCTCCGCCAGCCCAGGAAGAGGCGGCTGCGCGGGGGCAACCCGTGGCGGCTTCGCCTCGACTACCTGGTGGCTTACGGGCCTCAGGGCCGCGGCACCTTCTGCATGGTGTGTTCTCAGGTCCTGCACGAAACCAAGGTCAGCAGCTTCCGCCACCATATCCAGGAATGTCACCCCGAGACCACAACCCTGAGCAGACAAGAAAGGGAGGCCATGGCTGCAGCCTGGACCAAAGATTATTCTAGTGAAGGCATGCAAATACAAGACG AAATCAGCCCGAGTGAAGCTGATGTCCTGAATACCACAGGAGAGCTGAATGAGGACAGCTCCCCTGATGTCAGAACACCCAGCAAAATggtgaagaaggaggagggtgTGAGCGGAGGGAAGGGCAAAGCGAGGGACAGCAGCGCCACAGCCACACCCTCTCGTCACGGCCATTACCCCGGGAAGGACCAGCGCAGGAACTACCAGGTGCGCTGGAGGATGGAATACCTGATGGATTACGACTGCCGGAGACACGGGCTCATCTGCATGGTGTGTGGAGCCACTCTGGCCACACTGAAGGTCAGCACCATCAAGAGGCACATCCAGCAGGTGCACCCCCACTCGCTGGACTACAGCCCGGAGGAGAAGCAGCAGGCCATGCTGAGCTACAACCAGAACGCCCTGCACTTCATCCACTCTGATGACTGCTTCTCCTCCCAGGACCACGGACACACTGAGCTGGCTCCTTCTCCAGCACACTTTGGCACTTAG
- the si:dkey-28a3.2 gene encoding uncharacterized protein si:dkey-28a3.2 gives MPTIKGKGGSTSHRYRPASEYDDATLAQKREYWRTKKREQRARLSERRGQPTQDSPEKLPHLNATAVVNSSLSGSFAASSSPLQSNDDSYKTANVCLTSQSGNTVGDSSVEATESQKEKWLQTMKPKVLPQLSASCSMSAKAVGDDTATVKCLKGRGAVGRTVSSLTPSGTQMNTSSSVPPVRVTRITNGSSTKATPQPCVSMQGASVPKTQHKTHVALRIQPKHLHTNVTTGTILVSSPCGSMSIKTEDKAANTTPHIGIKSALVTTQRAKGVGNSQPSLESEEDRAARRREHWRIKKREQRAKTAAQLAKARERTQSAEVTLERQTAQKTGLLDGAGLPHLPSQSFLRGAGQKQWPTQVKTSFTSAKRENYKLQRGIANVPTGNQQADQIRVQNPHGYKPTQTAFISDVSPEKKPGESLRKLPSYVHLSNVTRGIARCKTPRQRFIEAQRNFMNQRNIRGRSLSLASLFCTRNIPKIDPNDTPEQIIAKRREYWRIKKREQRAKLSMEVKARLKEKDSLMRRVKRYQKILEEMRRARALTQSAGSTLTHASETIGGFIKEDGTVTINIPQISVDHNTAAHKSEEELHVVSNNTPITQPQHQPDIKQRGIAPIRVKQPPPPLRPAQVKVCFPLAGQSVSKTPRLLSIRPRPQLKSTTATVPKSHPQAVQTVSQLTLTHPQAPQNAVSGGPSAGLNLGGCVMKMAVSSSVPSLSALTFDPEMTEEERMAKKREYWRVKKREQRAARAARLKQGVLQARANAALQRRKAQRQVAVTTVPLSRSPAKQTVNAQPLSDIRVPVTPNANEIKQESESMPAVDLNSQPEQAICPDIKPPASPLPPPPPPPPAPQPEPDPALSADSQATTLLAVASMKKLLEESLSTVTDCNSEQTDIKVETMEEASEQEMKPNLPQLFFESDEVAPVAADLTLQIKSWQADTDTLAEAGSLSPHLKDSSQTLPSLSTSDEVVMHPTCEHSSQTPSNFIINPTMEASDGPSSPRRTQRLRTKKADHQKCCSPEPPKLHHIPMDQMHPQQQHCEQQCQAQEQGQDSSSASAQRYHSMVMEQSGLTSLQKKREYWKLMKRQQRARLKARQKERPGECSNRLSQRNIQAPGLVIINTVKGVNPAAKPVLQPKPSIASLTAVTSIPTVLVVSPTTCNAEQSPDTLQVKLPVTSVSCSPNSEKNDMNFGPSQIVSDCVGAPENKPQAILASRKWMSRSTDVDPAPSLPTLMPPDNPLSSINLQPFEPPGQIPNSSLSPIKISQSPKHLVQPLTKLAPLSTMVPPKLIPGESEEDFLRRKREYWRIKKKEQRARKAIRDRGITPRRASNNWRPILPAQDLQTQDSGQWVNSSEESEHLLSNSVDTEAASFSYPDYITPVEDESVLLFTDYENNNGEEGSVSEAVWRNRYLMDYDPLNQLLVCMVCGELQYSHSLEGVRAHIDEAHPDTLTLEPGERQRILEAWDEQVSQRERFFTSQLQQHGGALAEAHRN, from the exons ATGCCAACTATTAAAGGTAAAGGTGGTTCAACGTCCCATCGCTACCGGCCTGCCTCAGAGTATGATGATGCCACCCTCGCCCAAAAGAGAGAATACTGGAGAACCAAGAAACGAGAGCAGAGGGCCCGACTGTCAGAGCGTAGAGGACAACCAACTCAAGACAGTCCAGAAAAACTCCCACATCTAAATGCCACTGCAGTGGTGAATTCCAGTTTATCCGGTTCatttgctgcttcttcttctcctttgcAGAGTAATGATGACTCATACAAAACAGCCAATGTCTGTCTTACATCACAAAGTGGAAATACAGTGGGGGACAGCTCAGTTGAAGCCACTGAGAGCCAAAAAGAGAAGTGGCTCCAGACGATGAAACCCAAAGTCTTGCCTCAGTTGTCAGCGTCATGTTCTATGTCAGCCAAAGCTGTTGGGGACGACACAGCCACAGTGAAATGCCTAAAAGGAAGGGGTGCTGTGGGCAGAACTGTTTCCTCACTCACACCCAGTGGAACCCAGATGAATACCAGTTCCTCAGTGCCTCCAGTCAGAGTGACCAGAATTACCAATGGCAGCTCCACTAAAGCAACACCTCAGCCATGCGTATCTATGCAGGGTGCATCAGTCCCCAAAACGCAACATAAGACACACGTTGCATTGCGCATTCAGCCCAAACACCTACACACCAATGTGACCACAGGTACGATTCTTGTGTCTTCTCCATGTGGCTCCATGTCTATTAAAACAGAAGACAAAGCAGCAAACACAACACCTCACATTGGAATAAAGAGTGCCTTGGTCACTACACAGAGGGCTAAAGGTGTTGGCAACTCACAACCTTCACTGGAGTCTGAGGAGGATAGGGCAGCCAGGCGCAGAGAGCACTGGAGGATCAAAAAGCGAGAGCAGAGAGCAAAGACAGCAGCACAGCTAGCTAAAGCCAGAGAGAGGACACAGAGCGCAGAAGTGACATTAGAGAGgcaaacagcacaaaaaacTGGCCTCTTGGATGGCGCTGGTCTTCCACATCTACCATCTCAGTCGTTTTTGAGAGGAGCAGGCCAGAAGCAGTGGCCAACTCAGGTCAAGACTTCATTTACATCTGCCAAGAGAGAGAATTATAAACTGCAAAGAGGGATAGCAAATGTACCTACAGGTAACCAGCAAGCCGATCAGATAAGAGTACAAAATCCGCATGGGTATAaaccaacacaaacagcattcaTATCAGATGTTAGTCCTGAGAAAAAGCCAGGAGAATCATTGAGAAAGCTTCCAAGTTATGTACATCTTTCCAATGTTACCCGAGGGATTGCCAGATGTAAAACACCTAGACAGAGGTTCATTGAAGCCCAGAGGAATTTCATGAATCAAAGAAACATAAGAGGAAGATCCCTGTCGCTTGCGTCACTCTTCTGTACCAGAAATATCCCCAAAATTGACCCCAATGACACACCTGAGCAGATAATAGCCAAACGGCGAGAGTACTGGCGGATTAAAAAGCGTGAACAGCGAGCTAAGCTGTCAATGGAGGTGAAGGCGCGGTTGAAGGAGAAAGACTCTCTGATGCGAAGAGTGAAACGTTACCAGAAGATCctagaggagatgaggagggcCAGAGCGCTGACCCAGTCAGCAGGAAGCACCCTTACCCACGCCTCTGAGACCATTGGAGGGTTCATCAAAGAGGACGGGACAGTGACCATTAACATTCCCCAGATTTCGGTGGATCacaacacagcagcacacaaaaGTGAAGAAGAGCTTCATGTTGTTTCTAATAATACCCCCATCACACAACCTCAACATCAGCCTGACATTAAACAGAGAGGTATTGCACCCATTCGTGTAAAGCAGCCTCCCCCTCCACTCCGCCCCGCTCAGGTGAAAGTCTGTTTTCCACTTGCTGGACAGTCGGTCAGCAAGACTCCAAGACTACTTTCAATCAGACCAAGGCCTCAACTCAAAAGCACAACTGCAACTGTTCCAAAGTCACACCCACAAGCAGTCCAAACTGTCAGTCAGCTCACACTCACTCATCCTCAAGCCCctcaaaatgctgtttctgGAGGACCATCAGCAGGGTTGAACCTTGGTGGCTGTGTCATGAAAATGGCTGTCTCAAGCAGTGTACCATCACTATCAGCGCTTACTTTTGATCCAGAGATGACGGAGGAAGAAAGGATGGCAAAGAAGCGGGAGTACTGGAGGGTGAAGAAGCGTGAGCAGCGAGCAGCTCGTGCTGCCCGACTGAAGCAGGGTGTCTTACAAGCAAGGGCCAATGCAGCCTTACAAAGGAGGAAGGCCCAGAGACAAGTAGCAGTAACCACTGTACCACTGAGCAGAAGTCCTGCTAAGCAAACAGTAAATGCACAACCTCTCTCCGACATCAGAGTGCCTGTTACGCCAAATGCAaatgagataaaacaagagagTGAGTCTATGCCAGCAGTTGACCTAAATTCTCAACCAGAACAAGCCATCTGTCCAGATATCAAACCCCCAGCGTccccactaccaccaccaccacctccacctccagcGCCTCAGCCAGAGCCTGACCCAGCTCTGAGTGCAGACAGCCAAGCTACCACTCTGCTAGCTGTGGCATCTATGAAGAAACTCCTGGAGGAATCACTTAGCACAGTGACGGATTGTAATAGTGAGCAGACTGACATTAAAGTGGAGACAATGGAAGAGGCCTCAGAACAAGAGATGAAGCCAAATTTACCCCAGCTCTTTTTTGAAAGTGATGAGGTGGCTCCTGTTGCTGCTGACCTGACGTTGCAGATAAAAAGTTGGCAGGCAGATACTGATACCTTGGCAGAAGCAGGTTCCCTAAGCCCTCATCTGAAGGACTCATCCCAGACACTTCCATCTCTTTCTACCTCTGATGAGGTAGTCATGCATCCCACCTGTGAGCATTCATCCCAAACCCCTTCGAACTTCATCATAAACCCCACAATGGAAGCCTCTGATGGTCCATCTTCACCACGCAGAACCCAGAGGCTTCGTACCAAAAAAGCAGACCATCAGAAATGCTGCTCCCCAGAGCCTCCAAAACTGCATCACATACCCATGGACCAAATGCATCCACAGCAACAACACTGTGAGCAACAGTGTCAGGCACAAGAGCAAGGCCAAGACAGCAGCTCAGCATCAGCACAAAGGTATCACAGCATGGTGATGGAGCAGAGTGGCCTGACCAGCCTACAGAAGAAGAGGGAGTATTGGAAGCTGATGAAGAGGCAGCAAAGGGCTCGGTTAAAGGCCAGGCAGAAAGAGAGACCAGGAGAATGCAGCAATCGGCTTTCCCAGAGAAACATCCAG GCACCAGGTCTGGTTATTATCAACACTGTTAAGGGTGTAAATCCTGCAGCAAAACCAGTCCTTCAGCCCAAGCCGTCCATTGCTTCCCTTACTGCAGTGACCAGCATCCCTACTGTCCTGGTGGTTAGCCCTACAACTTGTAATGCTGAGCAGTCACCTGACACACTCCAGGTGAAACTGCCCGTCACCAGTGTCTCCTGTTCACCCAACAGTGAGAAGAACGACATGAATTTTGGGCCATCACAGATCGTGTCTGACTGTGTAGGAGCTCCCGAGAATAAGCCACAAGCCATACTAGCTTCACGAAAATGGATGTCTAGAAGCACAGATGTAGACCCAGCCCCCTCCCTCCCTACCCTGATGCCCCCAGACAACCCTCTGTCCAGCATCAACCTACAACCCTTCGAACCCCCTGGTCAAATTCCAAATTCCTCCCTCAGTCCAATCAAAATCTCTCAGAGCCCCAAACATTTAGTACAACCTCTCACCAAGCTGGCACCATTAAGCACAATGGTTCCTCCAAAACTTATCCCAGGGGAGTCTGAGGAGGACTTTCTGAGGAGGAAGCGGGAGTACTGGAGGATAAAAAAGAAGGAGCAGAGAGCCAGGAAGGCCATTCGGGATAGAGGAATCACCCCAAGGAGAGCCTCCAACAACTGGAGGCCCATCCTGCCTGCCCAGGACCTACAGACACAG GATTCTGGTCAGTGGGTGAACTCCTCTGAGGAGTCAGAACATCTATTGAG CAATTCAGTAGACACTGAGGCGGCATCCTTTTCATATCCAGATTACATAACACCAGTAGAAG AtgagtcagtgcttctgttcactGACTACGAGAACAATAACGGTGAGGAAGGTTCTGTCTCGGAGGCCGTGTGGAGGAACCGCTACCTCATGGACTATGATCCGCTCAACCAGCTGCTTGTGTGCATGGTGTGTGGGGAGCTGCAGTACTCCCACAGCCTGGAGGGAGTGAGGGCCCACATCGACGAGGCCCACCCGGACACCTTGACCCTGGAGCCCGGGGAGCGACAGAGAATACTGGAGGCCTGGGATGAGCAGGTGTCCCAGCGGGAACGCTTCTTCACCAGCCAGCTCCAGCAGCATGGCGGGGCCCTGGCAG AAGCACACAGGAACtga